A window of Campylobacter cuniculorum DSM 23162 = LMG 24588 contains these coding sequences:
- the pseG gene encoding UDP-2,4-diacetamido-2,4,6-trideoxy-beta-L-altropyranose hydrolase — MKVLFRSDSSSEIGFGHIKRDLIFAKQYEDVSFACLDLEGSLIDEIPYPVFELESESIYELVNLIKNQKFELLIIDHYGINADDEKLIKYETGVKILSFDDELKPHHCDILLNVNAYAKASDYEGLVPFKCELRCGFSYALIRDEFYEESKKEREKIYDFFVCLGATDVKNLSIDLILELPKDKKIALATSSSNKNLTKLMNFVNENPNVKLFVDYENLAQLMNESDKLIISASSLVNEALILKANFKAICLAKNQQKIAAWLTQKGYEVEYKL; from the coding sequence ATGAAAGTTCTTTTTAGGAGTGATAGCTCAAGTGAAATCGGTTTTGGACACATTAAACGCGATCTTATTTTTGCAAAACAATACGAAGATGTGTCTTTTGCGTGTTTGGATTTGGAGGGTTCTTTGATTGATGAAATTCCTTATCCGGTTTTTGAGCTAGAAAGTGAGAGCATTTACGAGCTTGTCAATCTGATTAAAAATCAAAAATTTGAACTTTTAATTATCGACCATTATGGAATCAATGCTGATGATGAAAAACTCATAAAATACGAAACAGGAGTAAAAATTTTAAGCTTTGATGATGAGCTTAAGCCTCATCATTGTGATATTTTGCTCAATGTCAATGCCTATGCAAAGGCGAGTGATTATGAAGGTTTAGTGCCTTTTAAATGTGAGCTAAGATGTGGTTTTTCTTATGCTTTGATACGAGATGAATTTTATGAAGAGAGCAAGAAAGAGCGAGAAAAGATTTATGATTTTTTTGTTTGTTTGGGTGCAACGGATGTTAAGAATTTATCTATTGATTTGATTTTAGAATTACCAAAAGATAAAAAAATCGCCCTTGCAACAAGCAGTTCTAACAAAAATCTTACAAAACTTATGAATTTTGTCAATGAAAATCCTAATGTTAAACTTTTTGTTGATTATGAAAATTTAGCTCAATTAATGAATGAAAGCGATAAACTCATTATCAGTGCAAGTTCTTTGGTCAATGAAGCTTTAATTTTAAAGGCAAATTTTAAAGCCATTTGTCTTGCTAAAAATCAACAAAAAATTGCCGCTTGGCTTACCCAAAAAGGCTATGAAGTGGAGTATAAATTATGA
- a CDS encoding class I SAM-dependent methyltransferase — translation MHDHIKEYWENQALKFHNSSLATSPDSIAFELEIETLMHYLSSWDKICDVGCGNGMKAKSLVVNLECDYVGIDFSGQMIKAANAVRSELLKQNPQLKITFKQADILEQNLFEKQSFDKVVSTRCLINLRNFQAQKKAIKNIASFLKKDGIFLCIENTLDALKNLNDVRERFGLEPIAVRWHNCYFKEKELLEFVKEDFVCEKIDNFASTYYLISRTLNALMSDVVDYNSKLNLLSAKLPAIGDFSPMKCFVLRKRV, via the coding sequence ATGCATGATCATATTAAAGAATATTGGGAGAATCAGGCTTTGAAATTTCATAATTCCTCTCTCGCAACTTCGCCCGATTCTATCGCTTTTGAGCTTGAGATTGAGACGCTTATGCACTATTTATCTTCATGGGATAAAATCTGTGATGTCGGCTGTGGTAATGGCATGAAAGCAAAAAGTTTGGTTGTGAATTTAGAGTGCGATTATGTGGGGATTGATTTTTCTGGGCAAATGATAAAGGCAGCAAATGCGGTGCGTTCAGAGCTTTTAAAGCAAAATCCTCAACTTAAAATCACTTTTAAACAAGCTGATATTTTAGAGCAAAATCTTTTTGAAAAACAAAGTTTTGATAAGGTTGTAAGCACACGTTGCTTGATTAATCTTAGAAATTTTCAAGCACAAAAGAAAGCCATAAAAAATATTGCTTCTTTTTTGAAAAAAGACGGCATTTTTTTGTGTATTGAAAACACATTAGATGCTCTAAAAAATCTCAATGATGTAAGGGAGAGATTCGGATTAGAACCTATTGCGGTGCGGTGGCATAATTGCTATTTTAAAGAAAAAGAATTGCTAGAATTTGTGAAAGAAGATTTTGTGTGTGAGAAGATTGATAATTTCGCAAGTACTTATTATTTAATCTCAAGGACATTGAATGCTTTAATGAGTGATGTTGTTGATTATAATTCAAAGCTCAATCTTTTGAGTGCAAAATTACCAGCAATAGGCGATTTTTCACCAATGAAATGCTTTGTTTTAAGAAAACGCGTATAA
- the pseI gene encoding pseudaminic acid synthase has protein sequence MKIADFDTNKEVFIIAELSANHAGSLETAIQTIKAAKKAGANAIKLQTYTADSLTLNCDKEDFIIKGGLWDKRKFYELYENAKTPYEWHSQLFEVAQDEGILCFSSPFSKEDVEFLKRFDPIAYKIASFEANDFEFVRFVAKEHKPTLISTGIADEFELEELCRIFKEEQNENLLFLKCTSSYPSKIEDLNLNALQSLKQKFGVEVGLSDHSSGHLAAVLSVALGARVIEKHFILDKNIPSEDNQFSLDFDEFKTMVNAVRQAEKALGDGSLKLNEKAVKNRVFARSLYASKDIKKGEIFSEKNVKSVRPSFGLHPKFYRQILGKRATKDIEFGEALKEEYFK, from the coding sequence ATGAAAATTGCTGATTTTGATACAAATAAAGAAGTTTTTATCATCGCTGAACTTTCAGCCAATCACGCAGGAAGCTTAGAAACAGCTATTCAAACCATAAAAGCGGCTAAAAAAGCTGGTGCAAATGCCATTAAACTTCAAACCTATACTGCAGATAGTCTGACTCTTAATTGTGATAAAGAAGATTTTATCATTAAGGGAGGACTTTGGGATAAACGCAAATTTTACGAACTCTATGAAAACGCAAAAACGCCTTATGAATGGCATTCTCAACTTTTTGAAGTTGCACAAGATGAGGGGATTTTATGTTTTTCAAGCCCTTTTAGCAAAGAAGATGTGGAATTTCTTAAAAGATTTGACCCCATTGCTTATAAAATTGCCTCCTTTGAAGCAAATGATTTTGAATTTGTCCGTTTTGTCGCTAAAGAACATAAACCCACTTTGATTTCAACGGGAATTGCTGATGAATTTGAACTTGAAGAACTTTGTAGAATTTTCAAAGAAGAGCAAAATGAAAATTTACTTTTTTTAAAATGCACCTCTTCTTATCCCTCTAAAATAGAAGATTTAAATCTCAACGCCCTACAAAGCTTAAAGCAAAAATTTGGAGTTGAGGTTGGATTAAGCGATCATAGTAGCGGGCATTTAGCTGCTGTGTTGTCTGTGGCTTTAGGTGCAAGAGTGATTGAAAAGCATTTTATCTTAGATAAAAATATACCAAGCGAAGACAATCAATTCAGTCTTGATTTTGATGAATTTAAAACAATGGTCAATGCTGTAAGACAAGCAGAAAAAGCCTTAGGTGATGGCTCTTTAAAGCTTAATGAAAAAGCTGTTAAAAACCGCGTTTTTGCAAGAAGTTTGTATGCGAGTAAGGATATAAAAAAAGGCGAAATTTTTAGTGAAAAAAATGTAAAAAGTGTGCGTCCTTCTTTTGGACTTCATCCTAAATTTTATCGCCAAATTTTAGGCAAGAGAGCTACAAAAGATATTGAATTTGGCGAGGCTTTAAAAGAGGAATATTTTAAATGA
- a CDS encoding flagellin yields MGFRINTNIGALNAHANSLVNANELDKSLSRLSSGLRINSAADDASGMAIADSLRSQAATLGQAINNGNDAIGILQTADKAMDEQLKILDTIKTKATQAAQDGQSLKTRTMLQADINRLMEELDNIANTTSFNGKQLLSGSFINQEFQIGASSNQSIKATIGPTQSSKIGVTRFETGDAVFESGVAGLVIKNYNGIDDFRFRDIRISYSVGTGLGALAEEINKFADKTGVRATADVRTISAGTILAGKTGNDFAINGVVIGSIEFKAGDENGSLVAAINSVKDTTGVEASVDQGGRLVLTSREGRGIKIDGRIDGVALNRENYGRLSLVKNDGRDILLSGAGVSFTGFYSTQFISQGSVSLRESKGRIEMNMADAMGFGTARKENVAIGKPFATYLAETLGVASSELSAALAMTVAFAATWSTMSAVFSGAHGAYEDISKMLQDVMGYSASITGVTGAIASYGVPYLVSAGSGFSDGSGMSQFAQLRDSGISAMNRGFNIKDETSGVTTLKGAMAVMDIVETATTNLDQIRADIGSVQNQLQVTINNITVTQVNVKAAESQIRDVDFAAESANFSKYNILAQSGSYAMSQANAVQQNVLRLLQ; encoded by the coding sequence ATGGGTTTTAGAATCAATACAAACATCGGTGCGTTAAACGCTCACGCAAATTCATTAGTCAATGCTAATGAACTTGACAAATCTCTCTCAAGACTCTCTTCAGGTCTTAGAATCAATTCAGCTGCAGATGATGCTTCAGGTATGGCTATTGCGGATTCTTTACGCTCTCAAGCTGCAACCTTAGGACAAGCTATCAATAACGGAAACGATGCAATTGGTATCTTGCAAACTGCAGATAAAGCAATGGATGAGCAACTTAAAATCTTAGATACAATCAAAACTAAAGCCACTCAAGCGGCTCAAGATGGACAAAGCTTAAAAACAAGAACAATGCTTCAAGCTGATATTAATCGTCTTATGGAAGAACTTGACAATATCGCAAATACAACTTCATTTAACGGCAAACAACTCTTAAGTGGTAGTTTTATCAACCAAGAATTCCAAATCGGTGCAAGCTCAAATCAATCCATCAAAGCCACCATAGGACCAACTCAAAGCTCTAAGATAGGGGTAACGAGATTCGAAACAGGGGACGCAGTTTTTGAGAGTGGAGTCGCTGGGCTTGTGATTAAAAACTATAACGGAATCGATGATTTTAGATTCAGAGACATTAGAATTTCATATTCAGTAGGAACAGGACTGGGAGCCTTAGCTGAAGAGATTAACAAATTTGCAGATAAAACAGGGGTAAGAGCCACTGCTGATGTAAGAACAATCAGTGCAGGAACTATCCTAGCGGGTAAAACAGGAAATGATTTTGCTATCAATGGCGTTGTTATAGGTTCGATAGAATTTAAAGCCGGTGATGAAAATGGCTCTTTAGTGGCTGCAATCAATTCTGTTAAAGATACAACCGGAGTGGAAGCCTCTGTTGATCAAGGTGGTCGCCTTGTTTTAACCTCAAGAGAGGGAAGAGGGATTAAAATTGATGGTCGCATTGATGGAGTAGCTTTAAACCGAGAAAATTATGGACGCCTTTCTTTGGTTAAAAACGATGGACGCGATATACTCTTAAGTGGAGCGGGAGTAAGCTTTACAGGATTTTACTCAACTCAATTCATCTCTCAAGGTTCTGTATCTTTAAGAGAATCTAAGGGAAGAATTGAAATGAATATGGCAGATGCTATGGGCTTTGGAACAGCCAGAAAAGAAAATGTAGCAATTGGAAAACCTTTTGCAACTTATTTAGCAGAAACTTTGGGTGTTGCTTCTTCAGAACTATCTGCTGCACTTGCTATGACTGTTGCCTTTGCTGCTACTTGGAGCACAATGAGTGCTGTTTTCTCTGGTGCTCATGGAGCTTATGAAGATATTTCTAAAATGCTTCAAGATGTTATGGGATATTCAGCATCAATAACTGGTGTAACAGGTGCTATTGCTTCATATGGTGTGCCTTATTTGGTTTCTGCAGGGTCAGGCTTCTCTGATGGTTCAGGTATGTCTCAATTTGCTCAACTTAGAGATAGTGGCATAAGTGCTATGAATAGAGGTTTTAACATCAAAGATGAAACTTCAGGTGTAACCACACTTAAAGGAGCTATGGCTGTGATGGATATCGTTGAAACTGCGACAACGAATTTAGACCAAATCAGAGCTGATATCGGTTCAGTGCAAAATCAATTGCAAGTTACTATTAACAACATCACTGTCACTCAAGTGAATGTCAAAGCGGCTGAAAGTCAAATCAGAGATGTGGATTTTGCTGCTGAAAGTGCAAATTTCTCTAAATATAATATCCTTGCACAAAGTGGCTCTTATGCGATGAGCCAAGCAAATGCTGTTCAACAAAATGTTTTAAGACTCTTACAATAA
- the pseH gene encoding UDP-4-amino-4,6-dideoxy-N-acetyl-beta-L-altrosamine N-acetyltransferase, producing the protein MIELKNFTSLNKSEFYLVLAWRNDPNIAHFTKNQKISLNEHLTFFDKLKILNDKKYFLVFDKDEPIGVINFIDICEESCEFGLYANPYLKGKGQILMDELKNYAFGILKVRKIKACVFKHNEKALNLYLKNAFEIYKEDEKMFYISLSNGGGDLPFL; encoded by the coding sequence ATGATAGAGCTTAAGAATTTTACTTCTTTAAATAAGAGTGAATTTTATTTGGTTTTGGCTTGGCGTAACGACCCGAATATAGCTCATTTTACAAAGAATCAAAAAATTTCTTTGAATGAGCATTTAACTTTTTTCGATAAACTTAAAATTCTTAATGATAAAAAATATTTTTTAGTTTTTGACAAAGATGAGCCTATCGGAGTAATCAATTTCATAGATATTTGTGAAGAATCTTGTGAATTTGGGCTTTATGCTAATCCTTATCTTAAAGGCAAGGGGCAAATTTTAATGGATGAGTTAAAAAACTATGCTTTTGGGATTTTAAAGGTTAGAAAAATCAAAGCTTGCGTATTTAAACACAATGAAAAAGCTTTGAATTTATATCTTAAAAATGCTTTTGAAATTTATAAAGAGGATGAAAAAATGTTTTATATAAGTTTAAGCAATGGGGGGGGGGATTTACCTTTTTTGTAA
- a CDS encoding motility associated factor glycosyltransferase family protein, which produces MRFSTELFLANTQALFEVDEILAYQLRKLQTPYNFTIKQDETGLNFINKQGVKLYENPMEKTIQDLAFFKENYSKYPILFFYGFGNGLLYKLLAENEKHKHIIIFESELEILALAFHFIDFTQELRNEKLILFYTPNLTGVQLDILLHQVVKSYVKTYDLNIHSDFYADFYSEQIKSLNTQITSYICNFVLKTGNDPKDSMEGIEHTIQNVPKMLTHGIFQEFLKQRKSKVKTAIIVATGPSLTKQLPLLKQYANKAAIFCADSSYPILAKNNIKPDYVLSLERGALTSEFFNNNFGAFDKDILFILASVVHKNTLKYLERKKCSYMIVSRILPFSVSLKLKEFGYLGVGFSVANMIFELCTALRFENILLIGQDLAYGEDGYSHTKDYQNLNIHKGHYERDFGKFTTTAYGGQGQVESSLVWTMFRQRFEEDIFYAKHKLEIQTYNCTEGGARIEGAIEMPFKEACETLLDEELKKPFEGAKILDSKKARKKLMQTQEKIQNGIIQAQKFIERVKIELKKLETELKKQEVDEENLKSIRQKLLVHFEKIKKLRLFNELLIPLYFHEECEVLRYEVLKDLEQEKKLKVFLEHLGSWFVEILAYLDTQNQGLKKFIEKWNFDDMDLEITTKG; this is translated from the coding sequence TTGCGATTTTCAACTGAACTTTTTTTAGCTAACACTCAAGCACTTTTTGAGGTCGATGAAATTTTAGCCTATCAACTAAGAAAGCTTCAAACTCCCTATAATTTTACGATAAAGCAAGACGAAACAGGGCTTAATTTCATCAATAAGCAAGGCGTAAAACTCTATGAAAATCCTATGGAAAAAACCATACAAGATTTGGCTTTTTTTAAAGAAAATTATTCAAAATATCCGATTTTATTTTTTTATGGTTTTGGCAATGGTTTGCTTTACAAGCTTTTAGCTGAAAATGAAAAACACAAGCATATTATTATTTTTGAAAGTGAGCTTGAAATTCTGGCTTTGGCTTTTCATTTCATTGATTTTACTCAAGAGCTTAGAAATGAAAAACTCATACTTTTTTACACTCCAAACCTCACAGGAGTGCAGCTTGATATACTTTTACATCAAGTTGTTAAAAGCTATGTAAAGACCTATGATTTAAATATCCATAGCGATTTTTACGCTGATTTTTACAGTGAGCAGATTAAAAGTCTTAACACTCAAATCACTTCTTATATTTGTAATTTTGTGCTTAAAACAGGGAACGATCCTAAAGATTCTATGGAGGGCATTGAGCACACCATTCAAAATGTCCCAAAAATGCTTACTCACGGAATTTTTCAAGAATTTTTAAAACAAAGAAAATCTAAAGTCAAAACCGCTATCATCGTAGCAACTGGTCCCAGTCTGACTAAACAACTTCCCTTACTTAAGCAATATGCTAATAAAGCAGCAATTTTTTGTGCCGATAGCTCTTATCCTATTTTAGCTAAGAATAATATCAAACCTGATTATGTTTTATCTTTAGAAAGAGGTGCTTTAACTTCAGAATTTTTTAACAATAATTTTGGAGCTTTTGATAAAGACATTTTGTTTATACTTGCTTCAGTTGTCCATAAAAATACTTTAAAATACCTAGAAAGAAAAAAATGCTCTTATATGATAGTTTCTAGAATTCTACCTTTTTCTGTATCTTTGAAACTTAAAGAATTTGGATATTTAGGTGTAGGATTTAGCGTAGCTAATATGATTTTTGAGCTTTGCACAGCTTTAAGATTTGAAAATATACTTTTAATCGGACAAGATTTAGCTTATGGTGAAGATGGCTATTCTCATACTAAAGATTATCAAAATTTAAACATACATAAAGGACATTACGAAAGAGATTTTGGAAAATTCACCACCACAGCTTATGGGGGTCAAGGACAAGTGGAAAGCTCTTTGGTTTGGACTATGTTCAGACAAAGATTTGAAGAAGATATTTTTTATGCAAAACATAAATTAGAAATCCAAACTTATAATTGCACCGAAGGAGGTGCAAGGATAGAAGGGGCTATAGAAATGCCTTTTAAAGAAGCTTGTGAAACCTTGCTTGATGAGGAGCTTAAAAAACCTTTTGAGGGAGCAAAAATTTTAGATTCTAAAAAGGCTAGAAAAAAACTAATGCAAACTCAAGAAAAAATTCAAAATGGCATAATACAAGCTCAAAAATTCATTGAGAGAGTTAAAATTGAACTTAAGAAACTTGAAACTGAACTTAAAAAACAAGAAGTTGATGAAGAAAATTTAAAATCAATAAGACAAAAATTACTCGTTCATTTCGAAAAAATCAAAAAACTTAGATTATTTAATGAACTTTTAATACCTTTATATTTTCACGAAGAATGCGAAGTTTTAAGATACGAGGTTTTAAAAGATCTTGAGCAAGAAAAAAAATTAAAAGTTTTTTTAGAGCATTTGGGAAGTTGGTTTGTGGAAATTTTGGCTTATTTGGATACGCAAAATCAAGGACTTAAAAAGTTTATAGAAAAATGGAATTTTGACGATATGGATTTAGAAATTACAACAAAGGGGTAA
- a CDS encoding motility associated factor glycosyltransferase family protein, whose protein sequence is MQTGENFKKNLIAMNGDSYKELKEKLENLKELRDFSFNFGKDNLDINIIQKRTLKTMYKNPVEELEKSLEELKPFARYPALFFYGFGNGILFKALLKNQNHRRIVVFENELELIFLALNFIDFSSEIATGRLIIIHTKDLDPRIIQKIFSLVNPLFLKTYNLHITCDFYEAYKEDILRLNKLNSSIIMKLSLTKGNDPIDVLIGIDYAIQHIPKTITHPSLKELIKKRSRLGKTAIIVATGPSLTKQLPLLKQYANKAAIFCADSSYPILAKNNIKPDYVLSLERGALTSEFFNNDFGAFDKDILFIPCSLTHSNSIKYLEQNKREYMLVERAQPFLMSLQLNDFGFIGGGMSVAHMAYEFAARLGYKNILLIGQDLAYGEDGYSHTKDYQNLNIHKGHYERDFGKFTTTAYGGQGQVESSQVWTLFRQIFENYSYNPYVKLYNCTEGGARIEGTIEMPFKEACETLLDEELKKPFRKLKKLPRKRQNEIALNAYNIIKKNISLGKNLVKEAKKIQGQIKNLFNNKNKLTLDEINLNIDKFKTKLETPRYSAVRQILGPTFHHEQNVLAPLYFGDITNESERQNKLIAWIYAHNSLFESIVEILNAQNEVLKNSVVPLREFLEKRKIL, encoded by the coding sequence ATGCAAACCGGCGAAAATTTTAAAAAAAATTTAATAGCAATGAATGGAGATTCTTATAAAGAACTTAAAGAAAAACTTGAAAATTTAAAAGAATTAAGAGATTTTAGTTTTAATTTTGGAAAAGATAATTTAGATATTAATATCATTCAAAAAAGAACACTTAAAACAATGTATAAAAATCCTGTTGAAGAACTAGAAAAAAGTTTGGAAGAGCTCAAGCCTTTTGCTCGTTATCCTGCACTCTTTTTTTATGGTTTTGGAAATGGAATTTTATTTAAAGCTTTGCTTAAAAATCAAAACCATAGAAGAATTGTGGTTTTTGAAAATGAACTTGAGCTTATCTTTTTGGCTTTAAATTTCATTGACTTTAGTTCAGAGATAGCTACGGGAAGATTGATTATAATTCATACCAAAGATTTAGACCCAAGAATCATTCAAAAGATTTTTTCTTTAGTCAATCCTTTGTTTTTAAAAACTTATAATCTTCATATAACTTGTGATTTTTATGAGGCTTATAAAGAGGATATTTTAAGACTTAATAAACTCAATAGCTCTATTATTATGAAATTAAGTCTTACTAAAGGCAATGATCCTATTGATGTTTTAATAGGTATCGATTATGCTATACAACATATACCAAAAACCATAACCCACCCAAGTCTCAAAGAATTGATAAAAAAAAGATCTCGATTAGGTAAAACCGCTATCATCGTAGCAACTGGTCCCAGTCTGACTAAACAACTTCCCTTGCTTAAGCAATATGCTAATAAAGCAGCAATTTTTTGTGCCGATAGCTCTTATCCTATTTTAGCTAAGAATAATATCAAACCTGATTATGTTTTATCTTTAGAAAGAGGTGCTTTAACTTCAGAATTTTTTAACAATGATTTTGGAGCTTTTGATAAAGACATTTTGTTTATACCTTGTTCTCTCACCCATTCTAATTCCATTAAATATCTTGAACAAAATAAAAGAGAATATATGCTCGTTGAAAGAGCTCAACCTTTTTTGATGTCTTTGCAGCTTAATGATTTTGGTTTTATAGGCGGAGGAATGAGTGTTGCTCACATGGCTTACGAATTTGCTGCGAGATTAGGTTATAAAAATATACTTTTAATCGGACAAGATTTAGCTTATGGTGAAGATGGCTATTCTCATACTAAAGATTATCAAAATTTAAACATACATAAAGGACATTACGAAAGAGATTTTGGAAAATTCACCACCACAGCTTATGGGGGTCAAGGACAAGTGGAAAGCTCTCAAGTTTGGACTCTTTTTAGGCAAATTTTTGAAAATTATTCATATAATCCTTATGTTAAACTCTATAATTGCACCGAAGGAGGTGCAAGGATAGAAGGGACTATAGAAATGCCTTTTAAAGAAGCTTGTGAAACCTTGCTTGATGAGGAGCTTAAAAAACCTTTTAGAAAGCTTAAAAAACTCCCACGTAAAAGACAAAACGAAATTGCTCTCAATGCATATAATATCATCAAAAAAAATATCAGTTTAGGTAAAAATCTCGTCAAAGAGGCTAAAAAAATTCAAGGACAGATTAAAAATCTTTTTAACAATAAAAATAAACTCACTCTTGATGAAATCAATCTCAATATCGATAAATTTAAAACCAAACTCGAAACTCCTCGGTATTCTGCCGTAAGACAAATTTTAGGACCTACTTTTCATCACGAACAAAATGTTTTAGCTCCGCTTTATTTTGGAGATATTACAAATGAAAGTGAAAGACAAAATAAGCTCATTGCTTGGATTTACGCCCATAATTCTTTGTTTGAAAGTATTGTTGAGATATTGAATGCTCAAAATGAAGTTTTAAAGAATTCTGTTGTGCCTTTGAGGGAATTTTTAGAAAAAAGAAAAATTTTATGA
- the pseH gene encoding UDP-4-amino-4,6-dideoxy-N-acetyl-beta-L-altrosamine N-acetyltransferase: MKIAILTAPNQWFIPYAEQLAEKIPYAKLYFDSTEMVESFELVFILSYHKILDRTFLDKHKYNLVVHASALPKGKGWSPMFWQVLEGKREIVFSLFNASSAVDSGEIYLQETLHLSGLELYEELRQKQAEMCQKLCLEFLEKFPHLSPKAQSGEESFYPKRSPKDSELNPAKSLDEQFNLLRIVSNEEFPAFFYKDGKKFILKIYAESASSAGGGVISSLIIELENYVFLNATQQKEILNYRNDPRINANFYTRHTIGFKEHCAFVESLRGNLCKEYFVLRFHQRFLGSINFTKSKERAEFGFFGNPDISGMGRTLEQVSLFYAFYVLRVQELCLEVFSHNKQVINLHKKFGFQVVGEKSIKDAKVLLMSCSAGGGEALVILLFFRIFSWQKILNNHCFSKEYFKKYFENYILAKLFFNTQLSPLKIYKNHILSGEFSSTFLTSFERIYHA; encoded by the coding sequence ATGAAAATCGCGATTCTCACTGCGCCTAATCAATGGTTTATCCCCTATGCAGAGCAACTTGCAGAAAAGATTCCATATGCAAAATTATATTTTGACAGCACAGAAATGGTGGAATCTTTTGAGCTTGTTTTCATACTCTCTTATCATAAAATCTTAGATAGAACATTCTTAGACAAGCACAAATACAATTTAGTCGTTCATGCTTCAGCCTTGCCCAAAGGCAAGGGTTGGTCGCCGATGTTTTGGCAAGTGCTTGAGGGTAAAAGGGAGATTGTTTTTAGTCTTTTTAACGCTTCAAGTGCGGTGGATAGCGGAGAGATTTATCTGCAAGAAACTCTGCATTTAAGTGGCTTAGAGCTTTATGAGGAATTGCGTCAGAAGCAAGCAGAGATGTGTCAAAAACTCTGTTTGGAATTTTTGGAAAAATTTCCTCATTTAAGCCCAAAGGCACAGAGTGGAGAGGAGAGTTTCTATCCTAAGAGAAGTCCAAAAGATAGTGAATTAAATCCTGCAAAGAGCCTAGATGAGCAGTTTAATTTATTGCGTATTGTCAGCAATGAGGAATTTCCAGCGTTTTTTTACAAAGATGGCAAAAAGTTTATTCTAAAAATCTATGCAGAATCCGCCTCTTCTGCGGGGGGGGGGGTAATTTCTAGTCTTATTATAGAGCTAGAAAATTATGTCTTTTTAAATGCGACACAACAAAAAGAGATTCTAAACTACCGCAACGATCCACGTATTAACGCAAACTTCTACACGCGACACACCATAGGTTTTAAAGAGCATTGCGCATTCGTGGAATCCCTAAGGGGCAATTTATGTAAAGAATACTTTGTTCTAAGATTCCATCAGAGATTTTTGGGAAGCATTAATTTTACAAAAAGCAAAGAGAGGGCGGAGTTTGGATTCTTTGGCAATCCGGACATAAGCGGAATGGGGCGCACACTAGAGCAGGTGAGCCTCTTTTATGCGTTTTATGTTTTAAGAGTGCAGGAATTATGCCTTGAGGTGTTTTCACACAACAAACAAGTCATAAATTTGCACAAGAAATTTGGCTTTCAAGTCGTGGGTGAAAAATCAATCAAAGATGCAAAAGTACTCTTAATGAGTTGTTCTGCGGGGGGGGGTGAAGCCCTAGTTATTTTGCTCTTTTTTAGGATTTTTTCGTGGCAAAAAATCCTAAACAATCACTGCTTTTCTAAAGAGTATTTTAAAAAATACTTTGAAAATTATATTCTTGCAAAATTATTTTTTAATACGCAATTAAGTCCGCTTAAAATTTACAAAAATCACATTCTTAGCGGGGAATTTTCTTCTACTTTTTTAACTTCTTTTGAAAGGATTTATCATGCATGA